A DNA window from Halichondria panicea chromosome 16, odHalPani1.1, whole genome shotgun sequence contains the following coding sequences:
- the LOC135350571 gene encoding thioredoxin domain-containing protein 15-like, giving the protein MLNHSRKSSYALYSMSITRTLLLLGLTLHSLRAQASPTPHTTQAPTYSHKHLNPYKHLLLNPRVCSIHGDADESEAAELNRKPKRPKCTADKGCDIPLNCHNYTTSNATLGEAQVIQVTTLELQSIVEDDNITNNCVVVMFYAPWCEYSVQFARRYNTIGRTFREIPVLAVDLSANEPHKYVLAYLPVVALYHEGRVVHRLSLTDSLEDLTHTIVKITKFPPVSASLEDGESDGPVPVVRVRNELPLLYFSFGWIIFVLTVFVVRSSGIRDCVSRLWAVRAA; this is encoded by the exons ATGTTGAATCACTCCAGAAAGAGCAGCTATGCACTGTACAGTATGTCCATCACCAGAACTCTCCTCCTGCTGGGACTGACACTACACTCACTAAGGGCACAGGcatcacccacaccacacaccacacaggcaCCAACGTACTCCCATAAACACCTTAACCCCTATAAACATTTACTGCTTAACCCTCGGGTGTGCTCAATTCACGGAGATGCAGACGAATCGGAGGCTGCAGAGTTAAATCGGAAACCCAAACGCCCGAAATGCACAGCGGATAAAGGCTGCGATATTCCATTAAACTGTCACAACTACACAACTAGTAATGCTACACTCGGTGAAGCACAGGTAATACAAGTGACTACCCTCGAGTTGCAGTCCATCGTGGAGGATGATAATATCACCAACAACTGTGTGGTGGTCATGTTCTATGCTCCGTGGTGTGAGTACAGCGTTCAGTTTGCCAGGAGGTACAACACTATAGGGAGGACGTTCAGAGAAATACCTGTACTAGCCGTGGACCTCAGCGCTAACGAGCC ACATAAGTACGTGTTGGCGTACCTCCCTGTGGTGGCTCTCTATCATGAAGGCAGGGTAGTGCACAGGCTCTCACTCACTGACTCCTTAGAGGATCTCACTCACACCATTGTCAAAATTACAA AGTTCCCCCCGGTGTCAGCCTCACTGGAGGACGGAGAGAGTGACGGACCTGTCCCAGTCGTGAGGGTTAGGAATGAGTTGCCTCTGCTTTACTTCTCGTTTGGATGGATCATCTTCGTGCTGACTGTGTTTGTAGTGAGGAGCAGTGGAATCAGAGACTGTGTTAGCAGACTGTGGGCAGTGAGGGCAGCTTAG
- the LOC135350569 gene encoding ATP-dependent (S)-NAD(P)H-hydrate dehydratase-like encodes MAVMAVVDMQASLLQAVRSIVPPLSHASHKGQAGRIGVIGGSLEYTGAPYFAAITAMRAGADLSHVFCPEEAAPVIKSYSPELIVHPLLNASGDMSSVLEGVSQWLPRLNALVVGPGLGREASQMTNVKHLLQRARERQMDMVIDADGLYLVTQSPECVTDYSRVILSPNAIEFQRLYHKMFGHNPEPSGDMQEQTRALAETLGNLTILRKGATDIISNGQQVIECTEVGCPRRCGGQGDLLSGLTALLYFWARQAQDRLSSDTSLPPSMVACFGASFLIKKCAEQAFNKHHRSMLAGDMVTEIPTAFQKYLELTEQ; translated from the exons ATGGCAGTCATGGCAGTAGTCGACATGCAGGCGTCCTTGCTACAAGCAGTGCGATCCATCGTCCCTCCTCTCAGCCATGCCTCACACAAGGGACAGGCAGGCAGGATTGGAGTCATAGGAGGATCACTAGA gtACACAGGAGCCCCGTACTTTGCTGCAATCACTGCTATGAGAGCT ggtGCTGACCTGAGTCATGTGTTCTGTCCAGAGGAGGCTGCCCCTGTCATCAAGTCATACAGCCCAGAGCTAATAGTGCATCCACTTTT gAATGCTAGCGGAGATATGAGCAGTGTATTGGAGGGTGTGTCCCAGTGGTTACCACGGCTCAATGCACTGGTAGTGGGTCCAGGACTGGGTAGAGAGGCCTCTCAGATGACCAACGTCAAGCACTTGTTGCAGAGGGCGAGAGAAAGACAGATGGATATGGTCATAGATGCT GATGGCCTGTACCTAGTGACCCAGTCCCCCGAGTGTGTGACTGACTACTCTAGAGTCATCCTCTCTCCCAACGCTATCGAGTTCCAACGCCTTTATCACAAAATG TTTGGACATAATCCTGAGCCTAGTGGGGACATGCAGGAGCAAACTAGAGCCCTGGCCGAGACGCTGGGTAACCTCACCATACTCAGGAAGGGAGCGACCGACATCATCAGCAATGGCCAACAAG TGATCGAGTGCACAGAGGTGGGTTGTCCTCGTCGGTGCGGTGGTCAAGGAGACCTACTCTCTGGACTCACTGCACTGCTCTACTTCTGGGCCAGACAGGCACAAGACAG GTTGTCCTCAGATACTTCTCTACCGCCTTCAATGGTGGCCTGCTTTGGAGCGAGCTTCCTGATTAAGAAATGTGCTGAACAAGCATTTAACAAACACCACCGCTCAATGCTAGCCGGAGATATGGTCACTGAAATACCGACAGCGTTTCAGAAATATCTAGAATTAACGGAACAATGA
- the LOC135350576 gene encoding uncharacterized protein LOC135350576 isoform X1 — MATTSLLHSRGSTAPPSLRAISTKKHMSFNSWSRHEPITATHTDHWSKLRTKSYKLRKLPSGNVMAFCDDKDSNWLQSQARQEFGLPRSTAVTPQGTLAPVGSAEFNQYLVERLHNPHIVYPRPPSDSRGYEKRVRVPSASNQRAKRGYKYWVDDKKQRLSSPSKKTALGSKGTFLGIGLPRL, encoded by the exons ATGGCGACCACttctctcttgcacagcagaggGTCTACTGCACCCCCATCTCTTCGTGCTATCTCCACCAAGAAGCACATGAG TTTCAACAGCTGGTCGAGGCATGAACCTATAACTGCCACTCATACAGACCACTGGAGCAAACTTCGCACAAAG TCGTACAAGCTCAGAAAATTACCTTCTGGGAACGTTATGGCCTTCTGTGATGATAAAG ATAGTAACTGGTTGCAATCCCAGGCCAGGCAGGAGTTTGGGCTGCCCAGGTCCACCGCAGTGACACCACAAGGCACCCTGGCTCCAGTGGGGAGTGCAGAGTTCAACCAATACCTTGTCGAGCGTCTCCACAACCCCCACATTGTGTACCCCCGCCCCCCGTCAGACTCCAGGGGGTATGAGAAGAGAGTACGAGTGCCGtcagcgtccaatcagagagcCAAGAGAGGGTACAAGTATTGGGTAGATGACAAGAAGCAAAGGCTCTCATCACCAA GTAAGAAGACCGCTCTTGGTTCAAAGGGAACTTTCCTGGGAATTGGATTACCACGTTTATAA
- the LOC135350576 gene encoding uncharacterized protein LOC135350576 isoform X2, whose product MATTSLLHSRGSTAPPSLRAISTKKHMSFNSWSRHEPITATHTDHWSKLRTKSYKLRKLPSGNVMAFCDDKDSNWLQSQARQEFGLPRSTAVTPQGTLAPVGSAEFNQYLVERLHNPHIVYPRPPSDSRGYEKRVRVPSASNQRAKRGYKYWVDDKKQRLSSPSRRGYIITS is encoded by the exons ATGGCGACCACttctctcttgcacagcagaggGTCTACTGCACCCCCATCTCTTCGTGCTATCTCCACCAAGAAGCACATGAG TTTCAACAGCTGGTCGAGGCATGAACCTATAACTGCCACTCATACAGACCACTGGAGCAAACTTCGCACAAAG TCGTACAAGCTCAGAAAATTACCTTCTGGGAACGTTATGGCCTTCTGTGATGATAAAG ATAGTAACTGGTTGCAATCCCAGGCCAGGCAGGAGTTTGGGCTGCCCAGGTCCACCGCAGTGACACCACAAGGCACCCTGGCTCCAGTGGGGAGTGCAGAGTTCAACCAATACCTTGTCGAGCGTCTCCACAACCCCCACATTGTGTACCCCCGCCCCCCGTCAGACTCCAGGGGGTATGAGAAGAGAGTACGAGTGCCGtcagcgtccaatcagagagcCAAGAGAGGGTACAAGTATTGGGTAGATGACAAGAAGCAAAGGCTCTCATCACCAAGTAGGAGAGGATATATAATTACCTCCTA G
- the LOC135350517 gene encoding protocadherin-11 X-linked-like — protein sequence MTLSYSLQRIVLCFLVLCGIALGQEPAQNCTTLTCSCGTCCLQVDENSPAGTSVGFATIHPDLSMGGPEFTIQDVNFVINSVTGEISVADNATLDADVGDRGTSTCNGLGIMGNFFGVGILDVNDEQPMFRSDRIEITIPETTDSVLMINCMTVRSILTNLLATDGDKIGNNSEISYSIPNSSIFSISNPTSSPPCIQNSIPLDRDAPDYEPYEFTLVATDGGVPPLSSSVTVVMSLAGVNEFPPILPMEKNFVVLENRTAGFEIHQFIATDDDIFDDPQSFTYEITSRDMTANCPFVLNRTTGVLSLGDSGSIDAGVSCTYTITVTDMDGLTGAREVTITVTDVNEPATLSGNPSRTLTVSENQEPDGNTLHFIIVQDNDIYYNNNSFEILSGGQYFNISERVINPTTIAFDIRLIATIDRENFTGENFTIRLIEEGVPQLSDQELTFLINVTDVNDNKPFLSIETIDIVEGGTGFEDRIMLDNYVVDADEGINAQVSEIILVSAAGSEDITRLFIDFNGNSALLGPERTLTVPPLDRETVGRIVTINVDIIDSGSPQLNRISTFTLIILDLNDNAPQFEALTYSFSISENEAPKMVGQVMATDPDYQENGTIIYQIDSNHFSIDQDGRISSLRSFDREAVSQYILVVNARDNATMPRYATAQAMVMITILDVDDNPPVFTDPNMETFSVDINSPVGAEVGTVVATDPDDGVNAEIVYELTDTNSMSIHPVTGVITLQVIQDSETSFNLTVTASSTTGTASASKQVHIVVFAPVLSQMDIVIIGAAGGTIVAMVILVIIAALCYCGCQRRKGKYNVKNNKTHLNNHPERINSIAKPILKSVPAAANGSIGSRDRVQVKFSDRVDETHYDRQGAVMDEKVLRKASITNFGGNDDSPQIPSRGSPVHNGVLPVLDYEHSPGALINGMTNDLTGLQQRYEMHHIAQQRSPPMHMRQDMTDNVEFSQGTSSTTDVNSYNSDGEEESNFSDGASNMNTSIPCFKDDHVSDMHRYGPPPSHAPLYLHHSPHMPSPNGLLGVIHPGNMSSLAADGSYRSSQGNGYTNGRHSQDHSLSDSSSQTTIPSPHARHEILNRMEPPAMRAKRSTTNGHGGYDPRPLVMPDAYPVVGLPDMRDVHHTHGDQLSFSDFGEASTYASTELDEALNCNYELEPGFYSLTATDYGDHDDT from the coding sequence ATGACACTCAGCTATAGTCTACAACGGATTGTTTTGTGCTTTTTGGTACTGTGTGGAATTGCTTTAGGACAAGAGCCGGCACAGAACTGCACTACCTTAACTTGTAGCTGTGGTACCTGTTGTCTTCAGGTGGATGAAAACTCACCTGCAGGAACATCTGTCGGCTTCGCAACTATCCATCCAGATTTATCGATGGGAGGTCCAGAATTTACCATACAGGATGTCAACTTTGTGATCAACAGTGTTACTGGAGAAATAAGTGTAGCAGACAATGCCACACTTGATGCAGATGTTGGGGATAGAGGCACATCCACTTGTAATGGACTTGGGATAATGGGCAACTTTTTTGGCGTTGGTATACTTGATGTAAACGACGAACAACCTATGTTTCGCAGTGATCGCATAGAGATAACAATTCCTGAAACTACTGATTCTGTTCTCATGATAAACTGTATGACAGTGAGATCCATATTGACCAATCTGCTAGCAACGGATGGCGACAAGATTGGCAACAATTCCGAAATCTCCTATTCAATACCTAACAGCAGTATTTTCAGTATATCTAACCCAACTTCAAGCCCTCCCTGCATCCAAAACAGCATTCCATTAGACCGGGATGCCCCTGACTATGAACCATACGAATTCACCCTGGTTGCAACTGATGGTGGCGTCCCACCACTCAGCTCCAGTGTCACCGTGGTTATGTCTCTAGCGGGTGTGAATGAGTTTCCTCCGATTCTACCAATGGAAAAGAATTTTGTAGTATTGGAGAATCGCACAGCAGGATTTGAAATTCACCAGTTTATTGCCACTGACGATGATATTTTTGATGACCCACAGAGCTTTACGTATGAAATCACCTCAAGAGACATGACTGCTAACTGTCCATTTGTACTCAACAGGACAACTGGAGTTCTATCTCTTGGAGATTCTGGATCGATTGATGCTGGAGTTTCATGTACTtacacaattacagtgactgATATGGATGGATTGACTGGAGCTAGAGAAGTCACAATAACTGTCACTGATGTCAATGAGCCAGCAACGTTATCAGGGAATCCTTCAAGGACACTTACAGTGTCAGAAAATCAAGAACCAGATGGCAACACTCTACACTTCATTATTGTTCAAGATAACGATATATACTACAATAACAATTCATTTGAGATTTTATCCGGAGGTCAATATTTTAATATATCAGAACGAGTCATTAATCCGACTACTATCGCCTTTGACATTCGTCTCATAGCCACCATCGACCGTGAAAATTTCACTGGAGAGAACTTTACCATTCGACTGATAGAGGAGGGAGTGCCACAATTGTCTGATCAAGAGCTGACCTTCCTTATTAATGTGACTGATGTGAACGATAATAAACCATTCTTAAGTATAGAAACAATAGATATTGTAGAAGGAGGGACAGGTTTTGAGGACAGAATTATGCTTGATAACTATGTTGTCGATGCTGATGAAGGAATAAACGCACAAGTAAGTGAGATAATACTGGTATCAGCAGCTGGCTCTGAGGATATTACACGCCTCTTCATCGATTTCAATGGCAACTCAGCATTATTGGGCCCTGAGAGAACATTGACGGTGCCTCCCCTCGATCGAGAAACAGTAGGCCGTATTGTGACCATCAATGTTGACATCATAGACAGTGGAAGTCCACAATTGAACAGAATCTCCACTTTCACTTTGATAATACTGGACCTCAACGATAATGCACCTCAATTTGAAGCTTTGACCTATTCTTTCAGCATTAGTGAGAACGAGGCACCAAAAATGGTTGGCCAAGTAATGGCAACTGATCCGGATTACCAAGAAAACGGGACTATAATCTATCAAATAGATTCCAATCACTTTTCGATTGACCAAGACGGACGAATATCGAGTCTTCGTAGCTTTGATAGGGAAGCTGTATCACAGTATATTCTAGTTGTGAATGCTCGAGACAATGCAACAATGCCAAGGTATGCAACCGCTCAAGCCATGGTAATGATCACTATACTGGACGTGGACGACAATCCTCCCGTGTTTACTGATCCAAATATGGAAACATTTAGTGTTGATATCAACTCCCCTGTTGGTGCTGAAGTAGGTACTGTGGTAGCCACTGATCCGGATGATGGCGTTAATGCTGAAATTGTTTATGAATTAACGGACACCAATTCAATGAGCATACACCCTGTGACAGGAGTAATAACTTTACAAGTGATACAAGATTCAGAAACCAGTTTCAATCTTACCGTTACTGCAAGCTCAACAACTGGTACAGCCAGTGCAAGTAAGCAAGTGCACATTGTTGTATTTGCTCCAGTTCTTTCCCAAATGGATATCGTTATTATCGGAGCTGCTGGAGGGACAATCGTTGCTATGGTGATACTCGTGATTATTGCGGCCCTTTGTTATTGTGGTTGCCAGCGACGAAAAGGCAAATACAACGTAAAGAATAACAAAACACATCTCAATAACCATCCCGAAAGAATCAACTCGATTGCCAAACCAATCTTAAAGTCTGTGCCTGCAGCAGCCAATGGAAGTATAGGAAGTAGGGACAGAGTACAGGTCAAGTTTAGCGACAGAGTAGACGAAACTCACTACGATCGACAAGGGGCTGTCATGGATGAAAAGGTTTTGAGGAAAGCCTCGATTACGAATTTCGGTGGCAATGATGATTCTCCCCAGATACCCAGTCGAGGGTCACCCGTACATAACGGAGTGCTACCAGTGTTGGACTATGAACACAGCCCTGGGGCATTAATAAACGGAATGACCAATGATTTGACAGGATTGCAACAACGCTATGAGATGCATCACATAGCACAACAGCGATCTCCGCCCATGCACATGAGACAAGATATGACCGACAATGTAGAGTTCTCTCAAGGCACGAGCAGCACGACAGACGTGAACAGTTATAACTCTGATGGAGAAGAAGAGAGCAATTTCTCAGACGGTGCTTCCAATATGAATACCTCTATTCCATGCTTTAAAGACGACCACGTATCAGATATGCACAGATACggcccacccccctcacacgCTCCACTCTACCTACACCACTCCCCACACATGCCTTCGCCTAATGGTCTCCTTGGTGTCATTCACCCGGGTAACATGTCGTCTCTAGCAGCTGACGGCTCGTACAGATCATCACAAGGAAACGGATACACTAATGGCCGACACAGCCAAGATCACAGCTTGAGCGACTCATCTTCGCAGACCACTATACCCAGTCCGCATGCAAGACACGAGATATTGAACAGAATGGAACCACCCGCCATGAGAGCAAAACGCTCGACCACAAACGGCCATGGTGGCTACGACCCTCGTCCACTGGTAATGCCGGATGCATACCCAGTTGTAGGCCTACCAGACATGAGAGATGTACATCACACGCACGGAGATCAGCTGTCATTCAGTGACTTCGGTGAAGCCTCAACGTACGCATCAACAGAACTGGACGAAGCACTCAACTGTAACTACGAACTTGAACCCGGCTTCTACAGTTTAACGGCCACTGACTACGGTGATCATGACGACACGTAA